The sequence below is a genomic window from Thermus filiformis.
GCCGAGACGGAGCAGTACTTGGTGTGGGAGAGCTCCACCGCCCGCCTTAGGGCCTCCTCGGTGACGTTCGGGCCGGAGGCGATGTGCCGCACGGTGATCTGGGTGTACCGCTTGGGGTGGGTCTCGGCCCGCACCCCCTCCACCTCCACCCGGTACCGGGCCAGGGGCTGCTTCTTCTTGTTCATGATGTCCACCACGTCGTAGGCGGTGCAGGCCCCCAGGGCCATCAGGAGGAGCTCCATGGGCCGGGGCCCGGTGGGGGGTTGGTCCCCGTCGATCATGGCCTTGTCCCCCTGCTCGTTCACCCCCATGAACCGGTGGCCGACCAGCTGGTAGACGACGACCTTCTTCCTCGCCATGCCCCTGAGTTTAGCAGAGGGGCTAGAATGGCGGAAGGATGGCGCGCCTTTTCCTCCTCCTTTTCGCCGCCTTTGCCCTGGCCCAGTCCCCCTTCCCCCGGGTGGGGGTGCACGGGGCCTCCGAGGCTGGGCCTGGCTTCACCCGGCTGGTCTTTGACGGGGCGGTCACCTACCGGATGAACCGGGAGGGGGGGCTTCTCGTCCTCTTCTTCCCGGGCCTTTCCGCTTCGGCACAGGACCAGGTGGTGAACTCGGCCGAGGTGGCCTCGGTCCAGACCCTGCCCGAGCCGGGGGGGGTGCGGGTGGTGGTCCGGCTGAAGCGGGAGGGGGTGGAGGTGAAGGAAAGCCGCCTCAAGGAGCCGGACCGGCTGGTCCTGGACCTCTACGCGCCCCCCGCCCCGATCCCCCAGGCCCGGACGGCTTCTCCGTCAGGAGAACAGCGCAAGGATCCGCCCCCCAAGCGAGCGGTG
It includes:
- a CDS encoding OsmC family protein produces the protein MARKKVVVYQLVGHRFMGVNEQGDKAMIDGDQPPTGPRPMELLLMALGACTAYDVVDIMNKKKQPLARYRVEVEGVRAETHPKRYTQITVRHIASGPNVTEEALRRAVELSHTKYCSVSASLNAEITTEVVVEPWEEDAPRH